In a genomic window of Gossypium arboreum isolate Shixiya-1 chromosome 9, ASM2569848v2, whole genome shotgun sequence:
- the LOC108450419 gene encoding uncharacterized protein LOC108450419 isoform X6, protein MSPVLKTVQTTLSLNKLSSSNYPRKEKKLLQHGSCSFPINNVQLSFRGGFEVVSNVNSSHKEKTCLYDEGELEALPHVQTLREFPREELVAKVVMVRFDSTILLGEKLDLSSQSASKALYTIKYLHECGAKVILMSEWSRKINPKLLDAQAVADILSSVLQLKVIALRCISCKSPLRREDLQKADIFLLENLSEYKEEVANCSKFAELLSSEVDILVNDSFCQSHKVLASTVGVARFCYASMAGFSFEENLHQLKKIAKTKKKPYVAVIGGGNLKRNAAALQFLASRCDALVFVGQMSFQIMRALGHSIPTNLVERDAHKAALDIVQFAHDKNVLMSYPKDFWCTNQHLPTELEVFPAHGVSASWLPVDLGPRSLEEIYSLVTNSKKIIWIGPVKFSSSKPCTVGTSKLAQMLCKQSQCECEITIVGSTACEVIKNESNSLSSFNVLENASVVWEFLKEQKLPGVMSLDRAYPFEIDWSVAYHDASQPLVVDIGSGNGLFIMGMAQNRKDLNFLGLEINGKILYWFKCNNDIPFHCLQLPRRIGSCFSSGGACCKGR, encoded by the exons ATGAGTCCAGTTTTGAAGACAGTCCAGACAACTCTTTCATTAAACAAGTTGAGTTCCAGCAATTATCCTAGGAAAGAAAAGAAGTTGCTTCAACATGGGTCATGCTCTTTTCCAATAAATAACGTCCAATTATCTTTCCGAG GTGGTTTCGAGGTTGTAAGTAATGTTAACAGCTCACACAAAGAAAAG ACTTGTCTCTATGATGAAGGAGAATTGGAGGCCTTGCCACACGTACAAACTCTTAGAGAGTTTCCTCGAGAGGAGCTTGTTGCAAAAGTTGTTATGGTGAGATTTGATTCTACCATTTTGCTTGGAGAAAAACTGGATTTGAGTTCTCAGTCTGCTTCGAAAGCACTGTACACCATTAAGTACTTACACGAATGTGGGGCTAAAGTAATTCTCATGAGTGAATGGAGTAGGAAAATCAATCCCAAACTTCTTGATGCACAAGCTGTTGCAG ATATCTTGTCATCTGTTCTCCAGCTCAAAGTTATTGCTTTAAGATGCATTTCTTGCAAATCACCACTGAGGAGGGAAGACCTGCAGAAAGCAGACATCTTTTTGCTTGAGAATCTTTCTGAATATAAAGAGGAAGTTGCCAACTGTTCAAAGTTTGCTGAACTTTTATCATCAGAAGTTGATATTCTTGTTAATGACTCATTTTGTCAGTCTCATAAAGTTCTCGCATCAACAGTTGGTGTTGCTCGTTTTTGCTATGCCTCTATGGCTGGTTTTTCCTTTGAAGAAAACCTTCATCAGCTAAAGAAGATTGCAAAAACTAAGAAAAAACCATATGTCGCAGtt ATTGGAGGAGGCAATCTCAAGCGCAACGCAGCGGCTTTACAATTTTTAGCATCTAGATGTGATGCATTGGTCTTTGTTGGACAAATGTCCTTTCAGATAATGCGTGCTTTAGGACACAGTATTCCTACTAATCTGGTGGAACGTGATGCCCATAAAGCCGCTTTAGACATTGTTCAGTTTGCACATGATAAGAACGTTCTCATGTCATATCCCAAAGATTTTTGGTGCACAAATCAGCATCTTCCTACGGAATTGGAAGTTTTTCCTGCTCATGGAGTTTCAGCTA GTTGGCTACCTGTTGATCTTGGACCTAGGTCATTGGAAGAAATATATTCTTTGGTAACAAACTCCAAG AAGATTATATGGATTGGTCCAGTGAAATTCAGTTCCTCCAAACCTTGCACAGTTGGAACTTCTAAATTGGCTCAGATGCTTTGCAAACAGAGTCAATGTGAATGTGAGATAACAATTGTTGGGAGTACAGCATGTGAAGTAATAAAAAATGAATCAAACTCTTTATCTTCTTTCAATGTGCTAGAAAATGCTTCAGTTGTATGGGAGTTTCTCAAAGAACAAAAGCTGCCTGGTGTCATGTCCTTAGATAGA GCATACCCATTTGAGATTGACTGGAGTGTGGCCTATCATGATGCATCCCAACCTTTGGTTGTTGATATTGGAAGCG GCAATGGACTCTTTATCATGGGAATGGCCCAAAACAGGAAGGATCTGAATTTTCTTGGTTTGGAGATTAATGGAAAG ATACTTTATTGGTTCAAATGCAACAACGACATTCCGTTCCATTGTCTTCAGTTACCCAGGAGAATTGGTTCTTGTTTCAGTTCAG GTGGAGCATGCTGCAAAGGTCGTTAA
- the LOC108450419 gene encoding uncharacterized protein LOC108450419 isoform X3, producing the protein MSPVLKTVQTTLSLNKLSSSNYPRKEKKLLQHGSCSFPINNVQLSFRGGFEVVSNVNSSHKEKTCLYDEGELEALPHVQTLREFPREELVAKVVMVRFDSTILLGEKLDLSSQSASKALYTIKYLHECGAKVILMSEWSRKINPKLLDAQAVADILSSVLQLKVIALRCISCKSPLRREDLQKADIFLLENLSEYKEEVANCSKFAELLSSEVDILVNDSFCQSHKVLASTVGVARFCYASMAGFSFEENLHQLKKIAKTKKKPYVAVIGGGNLKRNAAALQFLASRCDALVFVGQMSFQIMRALGHSIPTNLVERDAHKAALDIVQFAHDKNVLMSYPKDFWCTNQHLPTELEVFPAHGVSASWLPVDLGPRSLEEIYSLVTNSKAYPFEIDWSVAYHDASQPLVVDIGSGNGLFIMGMAQNRKDLNFLGLEINGKLVRRCLDSVHQSGIRNASESSPCCFGHMCRYFIGSNATTTFRSIVFSYPGELVLVSVQCPNPDFNKPENRWSMLQRSLIEAVADLLASKGKVFLQSDVEAVAMRMKEQFLQYGKGKLHLSHDQYNIRINGNAWLEENPFGIHSDWEQHVIDRGAPMYRLMLSKSTGS; encoded by the exons ATGAGTCCAGTTTTGAAGACAGTCCAGACAACTCTTTCATTAAACAAGTTGAGTTCCAGCAATTATCCTAGGAAAGAAAAGAAGTTGCTTCAACATGGGTCATGCTCTTTTCCAATAAATAACGTCCAATTATCTTTCCGAG GTGGTTTCGAGGTTGTAAGTAATGTTAACAGCTCACACAAAGAAAAG ACTTGTCTCTATGATGAAGGAGAATTGGAGGCCTTGCCACACGTACAAACTCTTAGAGAGTTTCCTCGAGAGGAGCTTGTTGCAAAAGTTGTTATGGTGAGATTTGATTCTACCATTTTGCTTGGAGAAAAACTGGATTTGAGTTCTCAGTCTGCTTCGAAAGCACTGTACACCATTAAGTACTTACACGAATGTGGGGCTAAAGTAATTCTCATGAGTGAATGGAGTAGGAAAATCAATCCCAAACTTCTTGATGCACAAGCTGTTGCAG ATATCTTGTCATCTGTTCTCCAGCTCAAAGTTATTGCTTTAAGATGCATTTCTTGCAAATCACCACTGAGGAGGGAAGACCTGCAGAAAGCAGACATCTTTTTGCTTGAGAATCTTTCTGAATATAAAGAGGAAGTTGCCAACTGTTCAAAGTTTGCTGAACTTTTATCATCAGAAGTTGATATTCTTGTTAATGACTCATTTTGTCAGTCTCATAAAGTTCTCGCATCAACAGTTGGTGTTGCTCGTTTTTGCTATGCCTCTATGGCTGGTTTTTCCTTTGAAGAAAACCTTCATCAGCTAAAGAAGATTGCAAAAACTAAGAAAAAACCATATGTCGCAGtt ATTGGAGGAGGCAATCTCAAGCGCAACGCAGCGGCTTTACAATTTTTAGCATCTAGATGTGATGCATTGGTCTTTGTTGGACAAATGTCCTTTCAGATAATGCGTGCTTTAGGACACAGTATTCCTACTAATCTGGTGGAACGTGATGCCCATAAAGCCGCTTTAGACATTGTTCAGTTTGCACATGATAAGAACGTTCTCATGTCATATCCCAAAGATTTTTGGTGCACAAATCAGCATCTTCCTACGGAATTGGAAGTTTTTCCTGCTCATGGAGTTTCAGCTA GTTGGCTACCTGTTGATCTTGGACCTAGGTCATTGGAAGAAATATATTCTTTGGTAACAAACTCCAAG GCATACCCATTTGAGATTGACTGGAGTGTGGCCTATCATGATGCATCCCAACCTTTGGTTGTTGATATTGGAAGCG GCAATGGACTCTTTATCATGGGAATGGCCCAAAACAGGAAGGATCTGAATTTTCTTGGTTTGGAGATTAATGGAAAG CTTGTAAGACGTTGTCTGGATTCTGTTCATCAATCTGGCATAAGAAACGC TTCAGAATCATCACCATGTTGCTTCGGTCATATGTGTAGATACTTTATTGGTTCAAATGCAACAACGACATTCCGTTCCATTGTCTTCAGTTACCCAGGAGAATTGGTTCTTGTTTCAGTTCAG TGTCCAAACCCGGATTTTAACAAACCAGAAAATAGGTGGAGCATGCTGCAAAGGTCGTTAATTGAAGCAGTGGCCGATCTTCTTGCATCTAAGGGGAAG GTCTTTCTGCAATCTGATGTCGAAGCAGTTGCTATGAGAATGAAAGAACAGTTTCTGCAGTACGGAAAGGGCAAACTTCATCTTTCGCATGATCAATACAATATAAGAATCAATGGAAATGCATGGCTCGAGGAGAACCCATTTGGCATTCATTCGGACTGGGAGCAACATGTTATAGATAGAGGCGCTCCTATGTACAGATTAATGCTTTCCAAATCAACTGGCTCTTGA
- the LOC108450419 gene encoding uncharacterized protein LOC108450419 isoform X2, which produces MSPVLKTVQTTLSLNKLSSSNYPRKEKKLLQHGSCSFPINNVQLSFRGGFEVVSNVNSSHKEKTCLYDEGELEALPHVQTLREFPREELVAKVVMVRFDSTILLGEKLDLSSQSASKALYTIKYLHECGAKVILMSEWSRKINPKLLDAQAVADILSSVLQLKVIALRCISCKSPLRREDLQKADIFLLENLSEYKEEVANCSKFAELLSSEVDILVNDSFCQSHKVLASTVGVARFCYASMAGFSFEENLHQLKKIAKTKKKPYVAVIGGGNLKRNAAALQFLASRCDALVFVGQMSFQIMRALGHSIPTNLVERDAHKAALDIVQFAHDKNVLMSYPKDFWCTNQHLPTELEVFPAHGVSASWLPVDLGPRSLEEIYSLVTNSKKIIWIGPVKFSSSKPCTVGTSKLAQMLCKQSQCECEITIVGSTACEVIKNESNSLSSFNVLENASVVWEFLKEQKLPGVMSLDRAYPFEIDWSVAYHDASQPLVVDIGSGNGLFIMGMAQNRKDLNFLGLEINGKLVRRCLDSVHQSGIRNAYFIGSNATTTFRSIVFSYPGELVLVSVQCPNPDFNKPENRWSMLQRSLIEAVADLLASKGKVFLQSDVEAVAMRMKEQFLQYGKGKLHLSHDQYNIRINGNAWLEENPFGIHSDWEQHVIDRGAPMYRLMLSKSTGS; this is translated from the exons ATGAGTCCAGTTTTGAAGACAGTCCAGACAACTCTTTCATTAAACAAGTTGAGTTCCAGCAATTATCCTAGGAAAGAAAAGAAGTTGCTTCAACATGGGTCATGCTCTTTTCCAATAAATAACGTCCAATTATCTTTCCGAG GTGGTTTCGAGGTTGTAAGTAATGTTAACAGCTCACACAAAGAAAAG ACTTGTCTCTATGATGAAGGAGAATTGGAGGCCTTGCCACACGTACAAACTCTTAGAGAGTTTCCTCGAGAGGAGCTTGTTGCAAAAGTTGTTATGGTGAGATTTGATTCTACCATTTTGCTTGGAGAAAAACTGGATTTGAGTTCTCAGTCTGCTTCGAAAGCACTGTACACCATTAAGTACTTACACGAATGTGGGGCTAAAGTAATTCTCATGAGTGAATGGAGTAGGAAAATCAATCCCAAACTTCTTGATGCACAAGCTGTTGCAG ATATCTTGTCATCTGTTCTCCAGCTCAAAGTTATTGCTTTAAGATGCATTTCTTGCAAATCACCACTGAGGAGGGAAGACCTGCAGAAAGCAGACATCTTTTTGCTTGAGAATCTTTCTGAATATAAAGAGGAAGTTGCCAACTGTTCAAAGTTTGCTGAACTTTTATCATCAGAAGTTGATATTCTTGTTAATGACTCATTTTGTCAGTCTCATAAAGTTCTCGCATCAACAGTTGGTGTTGCTCGTTTTTGCTATGCCTCTATGGCTGGTTTTTCCTTTGAAGAAAACCTTCATCAGCTAAAGAAGATTGCAAAAACTAAGAAAAAACCATATGTCGCAGtt ATTGGAGGAGGCAATCTCAAGCGCAACGCAGCGGCTTTACAATTTTTAGCATCTAGATGTGATGCATTGGTCTTTGTTGGACAAATGTCCTTTCAGATAATGCGTGCTTTAGGACACAGTATTCCTACTAATCTGGTGGAACGTGATGCCCATAAAGCCGCTTTAGACATTGTTCAGTTTGCACATGATAAGAACGTTCTCATGTCATATCCCAAAGATTTTTGGTGCACAAATCAGCATCTTCCTACGGAATTGGAAGTTTTTCCTGCTCATGGAGTTTCAGCTA GTTGGCTACCTGTTGATCTTGGACCTAGGTCATTGGAAGAAATATATTCTTTGGTAACAAACTCCAAG AAGATTATATGGATTGGTCCAGTGAAATTCAGTTCCTCCAAACCTTGCACAGTTGGAACTTCTAAATTGGCTCAGATGCTTTGCAAACAGAGTCAATGTGAATGTGAGATAACAATTGTTGGGAGTACAGCATGTGAAGTAATAAAAAATGAATCAAACTCTTTATCTTCTTTCAATGTGCTAGAAAATGCTTCAGTTGTATGGGAGTTTCTCAAAGAACAAAAGCTGCCTGGTGTCATGTCCTTAGATAGA GCATACCCATTTGAGATTGACTGGAGTGTGGCCTATCATGATGCATCCCAACCTTTGGTTGTTGATATTGGAAGCG GCAATGGACTCTTTATCATGGGAATGGCCCAAAACAGGAAGGATCTGAATTTTCTTGGTTTGGAGATTAATGGAAAG CTTGTAAGACGTTGTCTGGATTCTGTTCATCAATCTGGCATAAGAAACGC ATACTTTATTGGTTCAAATGCAACAACGACATTCCGTTCCATTGTCTTCAGTTACCCAGGAGAATTGGTTCTTGTTTCAGTTCAG TGTCCAAACCCGGATTTTAACAAACCAGAAAATAGGTGGAGCATGCTGCAAAGGTCGTTAATTGAAGCAGTGGCCGATCTTCTTGCATCTAAGGGGAAG GTCTTTCTGCAATCTGATGTCGAAGCAGTTGCTATGAGAATGAAAGAACAGTTTCTGCAGTACGGAAAGGGCAAACTTCATCTTTCGCATGATCAATACAATATAAGAATCAATGGAAATGCATGGCTCGAGGAGAACCCATTTGGCATTCATTCGGACTGGGAGCAACATGTTATAGATAGAGGCGCTCCTATGTACAGATTAATGCTTTCCAAATCAACTGGCTCTTGA
- the LOC108450419 gene encoding uncharacterized protein LOC108450419 isoform X4, with translation MSPVLKTVQTTLSLNKLSSSNYPRKEKKLLQHGSCSFPINNVQLSFRGGFEVVSNVNSSHKEKTCLYDEGELEALPHVQTLREFPREELVAKVVMVRFDSTILLGEKLDLSSQSASKALYTIKYLHECGAKVILMSEWSRKINPKLLDAQAVADILSSVLQLKVIALRCISCKSPLRREDLQKADIFLLENLSEYKEEVANCSKFAELLSSEVDILVNDSFCQSHKVLASTVGVARFCYASMAGFSFEENLHQLKKIAKTKKKPYVAVIGGGNLKRNAAALQFLASRCDALVFVGQMSFQIMRALGHSIPTNLVERDAHKAALDIVQFAHDKNVLMSYPKDFWCTNQHLPTELEVFPAHGVSASWLPVDLGPRSLEEIYSLVTNSKKIIWIGPVKFSSSKPCTVGTSKLAQMLCKQSQCECEITIVGSTACEVIKNESNSLSSFNVLENASVVWEFLKEQKLPGVMSLDRAYPFEIDWSVAYHDASQPLVVDIGSGNGLFIMGMAQNRKDLNFLGLEINGKLVRRCLDSVHQSGIRNASESSPCCFGHMCRYFIGSNATTTFRSIVFSYPGELVLVSVQVEHAAKVVN, from the exons ATGAGTCCAGTTTTGAAGACAGTCCAGACAACTCTTTCATTAAACAAGTTGAGTTCCAGCAATTATCCTAGGAAAGAAAAGAAGTTGCTTCAACATGGGTCATGCTCTTTTCCAATAAATAACGTCCAATTATCTTTCCGAG GTGGTTTCGAGGTTGTAAGTAATGTTAACAGCTCACACAAAGAAAAG ACTTGTCTCTATGATGAAGGAGAATTGGAGGCCTTGCCACACGTACAAACTCTTAGAGAGTTTCCTCGAGAGGAGCTTGTTGCAAAAGTTGTTATGGTGAGATTTGATTCTACCATTTTGCTTGGAGAAAAACTGGATTTGAGTTCTCAGTCTGCTTCGAAAGCACTGTACACCATTAAGTACTTACACGAATGTGGGGCTAAAGTAATTCTCATGAGTGAATGGAGTAGGAAAATCAATCCCAAACTTCTTGATGCACAAGCTGTTGCAG ATATCTTGTCATCTGTTCTCCAGCTCAAAGTTATTGCTTTAAGATGCATTTCTTGCAAATCACCACTGAGGAGGGAAGACCTGCAGAAAGCAGACATCTTTTTGCTTGAGAATCTTTCTGAATATAAAGAGGAAGTTGCCAACTGTTCAAAGTTTGCTGAACTTTTATCATCAGAAGTTGATATTCTTGTTAATGACTCATTTTGTCAGTCTCATAAAGTTCTCGCATCAACAGTTGGTGTTGCTCGTTTTTGCTATGCCTCTATGGCTGGTTTTTCCTTTGAAGAAAACCTTCATCAGCTAAAGAAGATTGCAAAAACTAAGAAAAAACCATATGTCGCAGtt ATTGGAGGAGGCAATCTCAAGCGCAACGCAGCGGCTTTACAATTTTTAGCATCTAGATGTGATGCATTGGTCTTTGTTGGACAAATGTCCTTTCAGATAATGCGTGCTTTAGGACACAGTATTCCTACTAATCTGGTGGAACGTGATGCCCATAAAGCCGCTTTAGACATTGTTCAGTTTGCACATGATAAGAACGTTCTCATGTCATATCCCAAAGATTTTTGGTGCACAAATCAGCATCTTCCTACGGAATTGGAAGTTTTTCCTGCTCATGGAGTTTCAGCTA GTTGGCTACCTGTTGATCTTGGACCTAGGTCATTGGAAGAAATATATTCTTTGGTAACAAACTCCAAG AAGATTATATGGATTGGTCCAGTGAAATTCAGTTCCTCCAAACCTTGCACAGTTGGAACTTCTAAATTGGCTCAGATGCTTTGCAAACAGAGTCAATGTGAATGTGAGATAACAATTGTTGGGAGTACAGCATGTGAAGTAATAAAAAATGAATCAAACTCTTTATCTTCTTTCAATGTGCTAGAAAATGCTTCAGTTGTATGGGAGTTTCTCAAAGAACAAAAGCTGCCTGGTGTCATGTCCTTAGATAGA GCATACCCATTTGAGATTGACTGGAGTGTGGCCTATCATGATGCATCCCAACCTTTGGTTGTTGATATTGGAAGCG GCAATGGACTCTTTATCATGGGAATGGCCCAAAACAGGAAGGATCTGAATTTTCTTGGTTTGGAGATTAATGGAAAG CTTGTAAGACGTTGTCTGGATTCTGTTCATCAATCTGGCATAAGAAACGC TTCAGAATCATCACCATGTTGCTTCGGTCATATGTGTAGATACTTTATTGGTTCAAATGCAACAACGACATTCCGTTCCATTGTCTTCAGTTACCCAGGAGAATTGGTTCTTGTTTCAGTTCAG GTGGAGCATGCTGCAAAGGTCGTTAATTGA
- the LOC108450419 gene encoding uncharacterized protein LOC108450419 isoform X1 yields MSPVLKTVQTTLSLNKLSSSNYPRKEKKLLQHGSCSFPINNVQLSFRGGFEVVSNVNSSHKEKTCLYDEGELEALPHVQTLREFPREELVAKVVMVRFDSTILLGEKLDLSSQSASKALYTIKYLHECGAKVILMSEWSRKINPKLLDAQAVADILSSVLQLKVIALRCISCKSPLRREDLQKADIFLLENLSEYKEEVANCSKFAELLSSEVDILVNDSFCQSHKVLASTVGVARFCYASMAGFSFEENLHQLKKIAKTKKKPYVAVIGGGNLKRNAAALQFLASRCDALVFVGQMSFQIMRALGHSIPTNLVERDAHKAALDIVQFAHDKNVLMSYPKDFWCTNQHLPTELEVFPAHGVSASWLPVDLGPRSLEEIYSLVTNSKKIIWIGPVKFSSSKPCTVGTSKLAQMLCKQSQCECEITIVGSTACEVIKNESNSLSSFNVLENASVVWEFLKEQKLPGVMSLDRAYPFEIDWSVAYHDASQPLVVDIGSGNGLFIMGMAQNRKDLNFLGLEINGKLVRRCLDSVHQSGIRNASESSPCCFGHMCRYFIGSNATTTFRSIVFSYPGELVLVSVQCPNPDFNKPENRWSMLQRSLIEAVADLLASKGKVFLQSDVEAVAMRMKEQFLQYGKGKLHLSHDQYNIRINGNAWLEENPFGIHSDWEQHVIDRGAPMYRLMLSKSTGS; encoded by the exons ATGAGTCCAGTTTTGAAGACAGTCCAGACAACTCTTTCATTAAACAAGTTGAGTTCCAGCAATTATCCTAGGAAAGAAAAGAAGTTGCTTCAACATGGGTCATGCTCTTTTCCAATAAATAACGTCCAATTATCTTTCCGAG GTGGTTTCGAGGTTGTAAGTAATGTTAACAGCTCACACAAAGAAAAG ACTTGTCTCTATGATGAAGGAGAATTGGAGGCCTTGCCACACGTACAAACTCTTAGAGAGTTTCCTCGAGAGGAGCTTGTTGCAAAAGTTGTTATGGTGAGATTTGATTCTACCATTTTGCTTGGAGAAAAACTGGATTTGAGTTCTCAGTCTGCTTCGAAAGCACTGTACACCATTAAGTACTTACACGAATGTGGGGCTAAAGTAATTCTCATGAGTGAATGGAGTAGGAAAATCAATCCCAAACTTCTTGATGCACAAGCTGTTGCAG ATATCTTGTCATCTGTTCTCCAGCTCAAAGTTATTGCTTTAAGATGCATTTCTTGCAAATCACCACTGAGGAGGGAAGACCTGCAGAAAGCAGACATCTTTTTGCTTGAGAATCTTTCTGAATATAAAGAGGAAGTTGCCAACTGTTCAAAGTTTGCTGAACTTTTATCATCAGAAGTTGATATTCTTGTTAATGACTCATTTTGTCAGTCTCATAAAGTTCTCGCATCAACAGTTGGTGTTGCTCGTTTTTGCTATGCCTCTATGGCTGGTTTTTCCTTTGAAGAAAACCTTCATCAGCTAAAGAAGATTGCAAAAACTAAGAAAAAACCATATGTCGCAGtt ATTGGAGGAGGCAATCTCAAGCGCAACGCAGCGGCTTTACAATTTTTAGCATCTAGATGTGATGCATTGGTCTTTGTTGGACAAATGTCCTTTCAGATAATGCGTGCTTTAGGACACAGTATTCCTACTAATCTGGTGGAACGTGATGCCCATAAAGCCGCTTTAGACATTGTTCAGTTTGCACATGATAAGAACGTTCTCATGTCATATCCCAAAGATTTTTGGTGCACAAATCAGCATCTTCCTACGGAATTGGAAGTTTTTCCTGCTCATGGAGTTTCAGCTA GTTGGCTACCTGTTGATCTTGGACCTAGGTCATTGGAAGAAATATATTCTTTGGTAACAAACTCCAAG AAGATTATATGGATTGGTCCAGTGAAATTCAGTTCCTCCAAACCTTGCACAGTTGGAACTTCTAAATTGGCTCAGATGCTTTGCAAACAGAGTCAATGTGAATGTGAGATAACAATTGTTGGGAGTACAGCATGTGAAGTAATAAAAAATGAATCAAACTCTTTATCTTCTTTCAATGTGCTAGAAAATGCTTCAGTTGTATGGGAGTTTCTCAAAGAACAAAAGCTGCCTGGTGTCATGTCCTTAGATAGA GCATACCCATTTGAGATTGACTGGAGTGTGGCCTATCATGATGCATCCCAACCTTTGGTTGTTGATATTGGAAGCG GCAATGGACTCTTTATCATGGGAATGGCCCAAAACAGGAAGGATCTGAATTTTCTTGGTTTGGAGATTAATGGAAAG CTTGTAAGACGTTGTCTGGATTCTGTTCATCAATCTGGCATAAGAAACGC TTCAGAATCATCACCATGTTGCTTCGGTCATATGTGTAGATACTTTATTGGTTCAAATGCAACAACGACATTCCGTTCCATTGTCTTCAGTTACCCAGGAGAATTGGTTCTTGTTTCAGTTCAG TGTCCAAACCCGGATTTTAACAAACCAGAAAATAGGTGGAGCATGCTGCAAAGGTCGTTAATTGAAGCAGTGGCCGATCTTCTTGCATCTAAGGGGAAG GTCTTTCTGCAATCTGATGTCGAAGCAGTTGCTATGAGAATGAAAGAACAGTTTCTGCAGTACGGAAAGGGCAAACTTCATCTTTCGCATGATCAATACAATATAAGAATCAATGGAAATGCATGGCTCGAGGAGAACCCATTTGGCATTCATTCGGACTGGGAGCAACATGTTATAGATAGAGGCGCTCCTATGTACAGATTAATGCTTTCCAAATCAACTGGCTCTTGA